The window ACCCTGAGGCAGTCTGACTAGCAGGTTGGGAGCCACCAAACTACTTAACTGaatataaagtagttaaaactAGATCCACCCTGATATTTACACATAGATCAATCAGTCATTTTAACGCAGAACCagtactttcacttttgatttttttgtacttttgcttAAGATTCTGAATGCAGTACTTCttgtaatgaaatatttttacatcgATGCATTAAGGTAATTTGTATATGAGGAGGTCTTTCACTATTATATGATtagtaatataaataaaaataatacatttttaattgttatcagttattttatgttcatattatttccattaaaaaaaaaatccattctAGACGCTCATTGTTTTAAAGATAAAAGACAGGTTTTTATATGCCCTTCTCAAATCAGGTTTGAGGTTGTGGTTATTGCTATTCTAccattcaaataaaaaagctCCCCAAGTACCGCCTCAGCCACAGTGgcttttgaattaaaaaaatggacataagattttatttacactttgttCACATCCTCACTTTTAGGGTATGGCTTCTACAATCAGCCTCCTCTCTGAGAAGCACTTCTTGTGCTCTCTGTGTAAAGACATCTTCACCAGCCCAGTGACCACACCATGTGGACACagcttctgtctgtcctgtctctgCAACTACTGGGCACGACACCAGACCAAATACTGTCCCAACTGTAAGAGAGTATTTACTGACAGGCCTGACCTCAGTGTCAACCGCATTCTGTCAGATGTCGCAGACAACTACAGGAAGACTCGACCACAGAAACCATCTGATGAGGACATGGTATTTTCTTCCATTTACCATCGTCAGTTATCATATTACAGGTGATGTCACCTGATAATTAATAAAACTAATATATTTGTATCTGCGTATGACACTGTTGCAGGTTATAGATGTTGAGCAAATGATTCAGGAGAGGCTGCAGAAGATAGAAAGGTTGAAATATTCCCTTGAGCTCCAAAAGGTGCGTGTGAACCTTCATTGTGAAAATCTTTGTCTACTAAAAGAACGTATAACCTTGAATAATGATGCATGATGATGTCCAATCAGAACTCTTACCTTAAAGAGGTGCGAGAGAGTCAGAAGGTTTTCTCTGCCCTCGTAAATGCCATGGAGAAGAGGCACAAAGCGGTCATTGCAGTGATtgaggagagacagagtgaggaggagaggagagtggaaATACTGGTGGGAGAGCTGGAACAGGAGATCCGGGAACTGAGGAAAGAGACCACTGAATCCGATCCTCAGATTCCTGTAAACAGTGATCGAAGTGGTGAAACGAAGCAAGTTATTATGGTAAGCACCTTTATCTTTGTGTAATGATGCTGGTGAGGACGCTGACACTGGCTTTCAGCAATGatatttgtttgtgctgtgcagAGCACCGTTTCCACAATGTGCCTCACTGAGATGAAGGACTGGTCCAAGGTTATGATAGAAACTGACCCTTGTGTTGGGGAGACGAGACGAGCCCTGTCGGACATGCTGGAAAAGATAAAGGTAGAAGTCAACAGACTCTCCAAATCTGGTGAGTAAAGCAACTTTTATGCTTTATTTAAATCAGCATTCTGCAATAGATTCATTGGaagtcacatttctttttgtccccCGACTCTTCTTTGACAGAACTTAAGAGAATTGAGAAATACACAGGTAAGACTTTGTCTactcaaaaacaaatacaaggtACTGTATAAAAGTTGTTATGGGGATGAGAGGCCAGAAAAGGgagtttatgtatttttcacctattttttttagctttttacaGAAGTGTACAGAAAAATCTTTCTATTTTATAGCACCACagttgtttatattttgtttatatttcaaCAGCCCCTGTTTATAAAGACATCATAAGTTGCCTCATAAAGTTTAgccttttgttgtgtttgataTAACATTGGAAACTGCTAATTTCACCTGTTgggaaaaaataattattcatacattttgtgaagtttaaaattaaattatatctTCTTAACTACTTGTGGAGTTGTACCAATGTAGGAttatattttgacatgtttgacGGAGTGTGCTGTAGTTTTTTTAGTGAAGGTCTTGCAAGACTAAACCCTGCTTTCCACACTAGTAATTTCCTTCCAGTCCCTTAGTGCTGAAGATGACCCATTCTTGaccttttctccccctctctttcaGTGGATGTGAATCTGAGTGCGAAGACAGCCCAccccttcctctctgtttcagaCGACAGAAAACGGGTGAGACACACGGACAAGCTTCAGGAGGTACCAGATAACCCTAAGCGGTTTGACCGTGTGCCAAACGTGCTGGCCAAAGAAAGCTTCAGCAGTGGGAGGTTCTACTGGGAGGTGGAGGTCGGAGAGAAGATTGA of the Scatophagus argus isolate fScaArg1 chromosome 16, fScaArg1.pri, whole genome shotgun sequence genome contains:
- the btr02 gene encoding bloodthirsty-related gene family, member 2; protein product: MASTISLLSEKHFLCSLCKDIFTSPVTTPCGHSFCLSCLCNYWARHQTKYCPNCKRVFTDRPDLSVNRILSDVADNYRKTRPQKPSDEDMVIDVEQMIQERLQKIERLKYSLELQKNSYLKEVRESQKVFSALVNAMEKRHKAVIAVIEERQSEEERRVEILVGELEQEIRELRKETTESDPQIPVNSDRSGETKQVIMSTVSTMCLTEMKDWSKVMIETDPCVGETRRALSDMLEKIKVEVNRLSKSELKRIEKYTVDVNLSAKTAHPFLSVSDDRKRVRHTDKLQEVPDNPKRFDRVPNVLAKESFSSGRFYWEVEVGEKIEWNLGVVRQSINRKGKFTVCPANGFWTLSLKAGGQYIANTTPVTPLALEHRPRKVGVFLDYTEGRVSFFCAESGVHIHTFIDTFTDKLSPFFSPGRLHGGKNPAPLTICSSFCSI